The Halosimplex litoreum genome has a window encoding:
- a CDS encoding threonine--tRNA ligase, translating to MRLLFVHSDHLEFEARQEAGPDDLAETEGVPMEGRMEECVTAFVSVESDDEADLSGVVANATDELRDVTGQLNTDRVVLYPYAHLSDDLASPDAAKSVMRDLETELEGEGYEVLRAPFGWYKSFEVACKGHPLSELSRHVAAHRDGAGAGGDEGEGGEGETEREPSEWLLLWPDGSTDEAVAAKSEVSEGMRAFVESEVEGVTASPGEEPPHVELMQEKSLAGYDELSDVGNLRWYPRGKLVRDSLIEYVNDLVVDYGGMPVETPVMYDLGARAIDEHAGKFGERQYRFESGDRRMMLRFAACFGQFSIMRDMHVADSDLPLRIYELSTYSFRREQKGEVTGLKRLRSFTMPDMHTATADMAGARRELLRQATLSLRTSDDLGLDYQPALRVTREFYEDNEAWVAEVVDELGKPVLLEVVPERRHYWSAKIDFAAIDGLGRPIENPTVQIDVESAERFDITYTDAEGSHHPPILHYSPSGGIERVIAALLEKAATMDTPRLPTWLSPTQVRFVPVGDEHVEYCDELVDDLASADIRADVDDRSETVGKRIARAETDWVPYYAVVGDRELDSGRLDVNVRADDTEIELTLDTLGERVREETAGLPRKRRYLPQHVGDHPNFTGR from the coding sequence ATGCGACTCCTGTTCGTCCACTCCGACCACTTGGAGTTCGAGGCCCGCCAGGAGGCCGGCCCCGACGACCTCGCCGAGACGGAGGGCGTCCCGATGGAGGGGCGCATGGAGGAGTGCGTGACGGCCTTCGTCAGCGTCGAATCCGACGACGAGGCCGACCTGTCGGGCGTCGTCGCGAACGCGACCGACGAACTCCGGGACGTGACGGGCCAGCTCAACACGGATCGAGTGGTGCTCTACCCGTACGCCCATCTCAGCGATGACCTGGCGAGCCCCGACGCCGCCAAGTCCGTCATGCGGGACCTGGAGACCGAACTCGAAGGTGAGGGATACGAGGTGTTGCGGGCGCCCTTCGGCTGGTACAAGTCCTTCGAGGTCGCCTGCAAGGGCCACCCGCTCTCGGAGCTGTCGCGACACGTCGCCGCTCACCGCGACGGAGCGGGGGCCGGAGGGGACGAAGGCGAGGGCGGGGAGGGGGAGACCGAGCGCGAGCCCAGCGAGTGGCTCCTGCTGTGGCCCGACGGCTCGACCGACGAGGCCGTCGCGGCCAAATCCGAAGTGAGCGAGGGGATGCGGGCGTTCGTCGAGAGCGAGGTCGAGGGCGTGACGGCTTCGCCCGGCGAGGAGCCGCCCCACGTCGAACTCATGCAGGAGAAGTCCCTCGCCGGCTACGACGAGCTGTCGGACGTGGGGAACCTCCGATGGTACCCCCGCGGAAAGCTCGTCCGGGACTCCCTGATAGAGTACGTGAACGACCTCGTCGTCGACTACGGCGGGATGCCCGTCGAGACGCCGGTCATGTACGACCTGGGCGCTCGCGCAATCGACGAGCACGCCGGGAAGTTCGGGGAGCGCCAGTACCGCTTCGAGTCTGGCGACCGCCGGATGATGCTCCGATTCGCCGCCTGCTTCGGCCAGTTCTCCATCATGCGGGACATGCACGTCGCCGACAGCGACCTCCCGTTGCGGATCTACGAACTGTCGACGTACTCGTTCCGGCGCGAGCAGAAGGGCGAGGTGACGGGACTCAAACGGCTGCGGTCGTTCACGATGCCGGACATGCACACCGCGACCGCCGATATGGCGGGCGCTCGCCGGGAGCTACTGCGCCAGGCGACGCTCTCGCTGCGGACGAGCGACGACCTCGGGCTGGACTACCAGCCCGCCTTGCGGGTGACCCGCGAGTTCTACGAGGACAACGAGGCGTGGGTCGCGGAGGTAGTCGACGAACTCGGTAAACCCGTCCTCCTGGAGGTCGTCCCCGAACGCCGCCACTACTGGTCGGCGAAGATCGATTTCGCCGCGATCGACGGCCTGGGCCGGCCGATCGAGAACCCGACGGTCCAGATCGACGTCGAGAGCGCCGAGCGGTTCGATATCACCTACACCGACGCGGAGGGGAGCCACCACCCGCCGATCCTCCACTACTCCCCGTCGGGCGGGATCGAACGGGTGATCGCCGCGCTGCTGGAGAAGGCGGCGACGATGGACACGCCGCGGCTACCCACCTGGCTCTCGCCGACGCAGGTGCGGTTCGTCCCGGTCGGCGACGAACACGTCGAGTACTGTGACGAACTGGTCGACGACCTCGCTTCGGCGGACATCCGCGCCGACGTCGACGACCGCTCTGAGACGGTCGGCAAGCGTATCGCCCGCGCCGAGACCGACTGGGTGCCTTACTACGCGGTCGTCGGCGACCGCGAACTCGACAGCGGGCGACTCGACGTGAACGTCCGCGCAGACGACACCGAAATCGAGCTGACGCTCGATACGCTGGGCGAACGCGTCCGCGAGGAGACCGCGGGACTGCCGCGTAAGCGGCGCTACCTCCCGCAACACGTCGGTGATCACCCGAACTTTACCGGGCGGTGA
- a CDS encoding PspA/IM30 family protein, with product MGIISRASYVVRSKINAVLNRAEDPSETLDYSYEQLRDQLQDVKQGIADLTTQKKRLEIQKRRLEENVEKHNEQAREAVQQDRDDLARKALEKKKQKMSQIEGLESQIAELQNQQDRLVEQKNTLQSRIEEFRTKKETMKARYEAAEASTKVSEAMTGAGDEFEDVGRAIERAEERTEDMEARSQAMDELQESGAFDDVLSDKDQIDRELEQLSTDSSVDAELDTLKGEMGKGTTETSEEAESASGTGGGSDDDSGTADSATEDADVDMDVDTDVDAADVDAGEDASVDDSEVEAELEELKEDEQ from the coding sequence ATGGGAATCATCTCGCGCGCCTCGTACGTCGTCCGGTCGAAGATCAACGCGGTGCTCAACCGGGCGGAAGACCCCTCCGAAACGCTCGATTACTCCTACGAGCAACTGCGCGACCAGCTGCAGGACGTCAAACAGGGCATCGCCGACCTGACCACCCAGAAAAAGCGCCTGGAGATCCAGAAGCGCCGCCTCGAAGAGAACGTCGAGAAACACAACGAGCAGGCTCGCGAGGCGGTCCAGCAGGACCGCGACGACCTGGCGCGCAAAGCGCTAGAGAAGAAAAAGCAGAAGATGAGCCAGATCGAGGGTCTGGAGAGCCAGATCGCCGAACTCCAGAACCAGCAGGACCGGCTCGTCGAGCAGAAGAACACCCTCCAGAGCCGTATCGAGGAGTTCCGCACGAAAAAGGAGACGATGAAGGCCCGCTACGAAGCGGCCGAGGCCAGCACCAAGGTCTCCGAGGCGATGACCGGCGCCGGCGACGAGTTCGAGGACGTGGGCCGGGCCATCGAGCGCGCCGAGGAACGCACCGAGGACATGGAGGCACGCTCGCAGGCGATGGACGAACTCCAGGAGAGCGGGGCGTTCGACGACGTGCTCTCGGACAAGGACCAGATCGACCGCGAGCTCGAGCAGCTCAGCACCGACAGCTCCGTCGACGCCGAGCTCGACACGCTCAAAGGCGAGATGGGCAAGGGGACGACAGAGACCAGCGAGGAGGCCGAGAGCGCGAGCGGGACGGGCGGCGGTTCGGACGACGATAGCGGGACCGCCGACTCCGCGACCGAGGACGCCGACGTCGACATGGACGTCGACACCGACGTGGACGCGGCGGACGTAGACGCCGGCGAGGACGCGTCCGTCGACGACTCCGAGGTCGAAGCGGAACTGGAAGAGCTGAAAGAAGACGAGCAGTAG
- a CDS encoding CBS domain-containing protein: MLVRELMTTEVVTVGVDATLDDAVGRLLAEGVGSVVVVDGETPTGIVTETDALEAAHERGRPLGSIAVRDLARPPLVTTDPDRTVQRVARTMAEAGVKKVIVTEELSVVGIVTLTDVVYHVADLRKEAAAAASDIAERDW; this comes from the coding sequence ATGCTCGTCCGCGAGCTGATGACGACCGAGGTGGTGACCGTCGGCGTCGACGCGACGCTCGACGACGCCGTCGGGCGACTCCTCGCGGAGGGCGTCGGCAGCGTCGTCGTGGTCGACGGCGAGACGCCGACCGGGATCGTCACCGAGACGGACGCGCTGGAGGCGGCCCACGAGCGCGGTCGACCGCTGGGGTCGATCGCCGTCCGCGATCTCGCCCGACCGCCGCTCGTGACGACCGACCCCGACCGGACCGTCCAGCGCGTCGCCCGGACCATGGCCGAGGCGGGCGTCAAGAAGGTGATCGTCACGGAGGAGCTGTCGGTGGTCGGCATCGTCACGCTCACCGACGTGGTGTATCACGTCGCGGATCTCAGGAAGGAGGCCGCCGCGGCCGCCTCGGACATCGCCGAGCGGGACTGGTAA
- a CDS encoding uracil-DNA glycosylase gives MDARQDELSNPFGMDTECTNCPELVETRERIVHGYGDVGADFVVVGDQPSVAADETGVPFAGDQSLVWDILDRVGLVEGDPGAAEPEPDEVFLTYVTRCRHPDRVATDEEVTACEAYRSSELRMINPEIIVPVGQRAIEALAFQYTTKSEDELDVRELHATTMRGRGFELVPMLDPADQTPEQTEAFVEHFAELLGTDYRQTKGRQGSLETGRGPDSDE, from the coding sequence ATGGACGCACGCCAGGACGAACTGTCCAACCCGTTCGGGATGGACACCGAGTGCACGAACTGCCCCGAGTTGGTCGAGACGCGCGAGCGGATCGTCCACGGCTACGGCGACGTGGGCGCCGATTTCGTCGTCGTCGGCGACCAGCCCAGCGTAGCCGCCGACGAGACCGGCGTCCCCTTCGCCGGCGACCAATCGCTCGTGTGGGACATCCTCGACCGCGTCGGCCTCGTCGAGGGCGACCCCGGCGCGGCCGAACCGGAACCGGACGAGGTCTTCCTGACCTACGTCACCCGCTGTCGCCACCCCGACCGCGTCGCCACCGACGAAGAGGTCACCGCCTGCGAAGCGTATCGCTCCAGCGAGCTGCGGATGATAAACCCCGAGATCATCGTCCCCGTCGGCCAGCGAGCCATCGAGGCGCTGGCCTTCCAGTACACCACGAAGAGCGAGGACGAACTGGACGTGCGAGAACTGCACGCGACGACGATGCGCGGTCGTGGCTTCGAACTCGTCCCGATGCTCGACCCGGCCGACCAGACGCCCGAACAGACCGAGGCGTTCGTCGAGCACTTCGCCGAGTTGCTGGGGACCGACTACCGCCAGACGAAGGGACGTCAGGGCAGCCTGGAGACCGGGCGCGGTCCCGACAGCGACGAGTAG
- a CDS encoding universal stress protein produces MYDDILLPTDGSKGTTETVEHAIGIARDNDATVHVLYVVDSRRYRAAEAETKAEIVKSLEVEGERSVEDLQVDLEDEGLVVETELRDGIPHREIVEYVDEAGIDLVVMGTHGRTGRDRVQNLGSVTDRVLEDVHTPVLVVDIGD; encoded by the coding sequence ATGTACGACGATATCCTGTTGCCGACGGACGGAAGCAAGGGGACGACCGAGACGGTGGAACACGCCATCGGTATCGCGCGGGACAACGACGCGACGGTTCACGTGCTCTACGTCGTCGACAGCCGCCGGTACCGCGCGGCGGAGGCCGAGACGAAGGCGGAGATCGTCAAGTCGCTGGAGGTCGAGGGCGAGCGCTCCGTCGAAGACCTGCAGGTCGACCTCGAAGACGAGGGACTCGTCGTCGAGACGGAGCTCCGCGACGGTATCCCCCACCGCGAGATCGTCGAGTACGTCGACGAAGCGGGCATCGACCTCGTCGTGATGGGCACGCACGGCCGGACCGGCCGGGACCGCGTCCAGAACCTCGGGAGCGTCACCGACCGCGTCCTCGAAGACGTACACACGCCCGTTCTGGTCGTCGATATCGGCGACTGA
- a CDS encoding alpha/beta hydrolase — MSEPVAVPGGRDVRGSLDEPDDRAEPTACVVACPPHPQLGGSRSDRRLTAVADALTDRDTACLRFDYGEWGEGRGELRDTRAAVAWAAERYGTVGLFGYSFGGCLALVAAAEREDRETEGSTESLAAVSALAPASRVGDGTEAVDAVVAVERIDCPGQVVYGSRDDTVDWAPVVERARERGLEVAELTADHHFVGQAGKAARVVADFLDGRV, encoded by the coding sequence GTGAGCGAGCCAGTGGCGGTCCCCGGCGGTCGCGACGTGCGCGGGTCGCTGGACGAACCGGACGACCGCGCCGAGCCGACGGCCTGCGTCGTCGCCTGTCCGCCCCATCCGCAGCTGGGCGGGTCGCGCTCGGACCGCCGGCTGACCGCGGTCGCCGACGCGCTGACCGACCGCGACACCGCCTGCCTGCGCTTCGATTACGGCGAGTGGGGCGAGGGTCGGGGTGAACTCCGGGACACCCGGGCGGCCGTCGCGTGGGCCGCGGAACGCTACGGCACGGTCGGCCTGTTCGGCTACAGCTTCGGCGGCTGTCTCGCACTCGTCGCGGCGGCCGAGCGTGAAGACCGAGAGACCGAAGGTTCGACCGAGTCTCTCGCGGCCGTCTCGGCGCTGGCACCCGCGTCGCGGGTCGGCGACGGCACGGAGGCGGTCGACGCCGTCGTGGCCGTCGAGCGGATCGACTGCCCCGGCCAGGTCGTCTACGGGAGCCGGGACGACACCGTCGACTGGGCGCCGGTCGTCGAGCGGGCGCGCGAGCGGGGGCTCGAAGTGGCGGAACTGACCGCAGACCACCACTTCGTCGGGCAGGCGGGGAAGGCGGCACGGGTCGTCGCGGACTTCCTCGACGGCCGGGTCTGA
- a CDS encoding RNA-guided endonuclease InsQ/TnpB family protein produces MTELTKTLELKLVDPNAHKRRKLRETRDAYQHALQDAFDAGCTTQTEANDVVVNYDLSGYAKNALKKYVPQLTTTTYNAGDLHDDHPVRFTNEGLRLDHHPENAIEWYVKIPHHEDYHLWMPAQPNPDQRNWLEALHAGDAEMGESRLFQRDGTWYLHVTATRDVEDRSEVSTDERTLIGVDIGEASLVTVCHRDDHGSPTHPELWADEGKTVRRLRKTYFTATRRLQQRGSDRLAESFGDDLWNQIDDVFHRVTREVVEYAESVENPVLVLEDLTYIRESMDYGEYMNRRLHGWGFAKLHAQIRYKAVERGIPVETVNPRNTSKECYACDEVGYRPKQATFTCTNDDCWVGEYQADVNGAINIADRYLSGESRSREHPNDDDSAEDGAHLTAPQDSQADAETQQLTRGTYAS; encoded by the coding sequence ATGACCGAACTCACCAAGACGTTGGAACTGAAACTGGTAGACCCGAACGCACACAAACGGCGGAAACTCCGCGAGACGCGAGATGCCTACCAGCATGCCCTTCAAGATGCGTTCGACGCTGGTTGTACCACTCAGACCGAAGCGAACGACGTGGTGGTCAACTACGACCTGTCGGGGTACGCGAAGAATGCCCTCAAAAAATACGTCCCGCAGTTGACGACGACGACGTACAACGCAGGCGACCTTCACGACGACCACCCTGTTCGGTTCACCAACGAGGGGCTACGCCTCGACCACCATCCCGAGAACGCTATCGAGTGGTACGTCAAAATTCCGCACCACGAGGACTACCACCTCTGGATGCCAGCACAGCCGAATCCTGACCAACGGAACTGGCTGGAAGCGTTGCACGCTGGTGACGCCGAAATGGGCGAAAGTCGGCTGTTCCAGCGGGACGGGACGTGGTATCTGCACGTCACCGCCACCCGCGACGTGGAGGATCGTTCCGAGGTATCCACCGATGAACGAACGCTTATCGGAGTGGACATCGGGGAAGCGTCACTCGTCACGGTGTGTCACCGCGACGACCACGGTTCCCCGACTCACCCCGAACTGTGGGCCGACGAGGGCAAAACCGTTCGTCGGCTGCGCAAGACCTACTTCACCGCTACGCGACGGCTTCAACAACGTGGAAGCGACCGTCTCGCCGAGTCGTTCGGTGACGACCTGTGGAACCAGATAGACGACGTGTTCCATCGTGTCACCCGCGAAGTCGTGGAGTACGCCGAATCCGTCGAGAATCCCGTACTGGTTCTGGAAGACCTGACGTACATCCGAGAGTCGATGGACTACGGCGAGTATATGAACCGCCGTCTCCACGGCTGGGGGTTCGCCAAACTCCACGCGCAGATACGGTACAAAGCCGTCGAGAGGGGGATCCCCGTCGAGACGGTGAACCCGCGTAACACGTCGAAAGAGTGCTATGCGTGCGATGAAGTCGGGTATCGCCCGAAGCAGGCGACGTTCACATGCACGAACGACGACTGCTGGGTGGGCGAGTACCAAGCGGATGTGAACGGGGCGATAAATATCGCAGACCGCTACCTCAGCGGAGAGAGTCGTTCCAGAGAACACCCGAACGACGATGACTCGGCTGAGGATGGGGCGCATTTGACCGCGCCACAAGACAGCCAAGCCGATGCTGAAACCCAGCAGTTGACGCGTGGAACGTATGCGTCTTGA
- a CDS encoding HTH domain-containing protein, which translates to MQGGTGANETLIEVYVRSLRPRPGRSQRRALDRLDALAAAGEIGGYEVVVWGDRAPPSPDAVRTRAGRFVLDRVTVFQRWAERNGASIEGAFAVRTVDSSVTGERHDELVLPRLVAAAVRNGRLLAVAPATVDGGHRSIEAFLDGLEDGALPGERSVEIRPLGAARTAESTPTDDRDRREPPSATGETTARPEAADRSSTTRPSPAESAAGPAEEGSVKRSGGRGDRPVTHGGGEGEAGEGRGGSGRTSYPPY; encoded by the coding sequence ATGCAGGGGGGAACAGGTGCGAACGAGACGCTGATAGAGGTGTACGTGCGGTCGTTGCGGCCGAGACCGGGACGGTCCCAGCGGCGCGCGCTCGACAGGCTGGACGCGCTGGCGGCGGCCGGCGAGATCGGGGGATACGAGGTCGTGGTCTGGGGGGACCGCGCGCCGCCGTCGCCCGATGCGGTTCGGACGCGTGCGGGGCGGTTCGTGCTCGACCGGGTCACCGTCTTCCAGCGGTGGGCCGAGCGAAACGGTGCGTCGATCGAGGGCGCGTTCGCCGTCCGGACGGTCGACTCGTCGGTCACGGGTGAGCGCCACGACGAACTCGTGCTCCCCCGACTCGTCGCGGCCGCGGTTCGGAACGGTCGTCTCCTCGCGGTCGCGCCCGCGACGGTCGACGGTGGCCATCGCTCGATCGAGGCGTTCCTCGACGGACTCGAGGACGGAGCGCTGCCCGGCGAACGGTCGGTCGAGATCCGTCCGCTCGGGGCGGCCCGAACCGCGGAATCGACACCGACGGACGACCGCGACCGTCGAGAACCCCCGTCGGCTACCGGTGAGACGACCGCGAGACCAGAGGCGGCCGACCGCAGTTCGACGACCCGTCCGTCCCCCGCGGAGTCGGCGGCGGGACCGGCCGAAGAGGGGTCGGTGAAGCGGTCGGGCGGTCGCGGCGACCGTCCTGTGACTCACGGAGGCGGAGAGGGCGAGGCTGGCGAGGGTCGCGGCGGTTCGGGGCGGACGTCCTACCCGCCGTACTGA
- a CDS encoding hybrid sensor histidine kinase/response regulator: protein MTEASQGEIRVLHVDDDPDVSDLTATFLERADGRITVETAADAAEGLDRLEDYAFDCVVSDYEMPGIDGIEFLERVREECPELPFVLFTGKGSEAVASEAISAGVTDYLQKETGTDQYTVLANRIANAVEHARSRRRVEHSERRLRKIVDSLPHLVYVVDETGTYQLVNEALAAFHGTTVEAIEGSTVDEVLSDRAAAQFRQDLQSVVATGEPKRLSGIEVADAEGDTHVFEPQIYPYDIGETDDRAVLGVTRDVTERADRERKLERLQHRTRALMHTETREETARAATEAADAVLEAPLSGVFLRDEDSERLEPTAVVDAVREVFDEVPVYPREAPAGSRAAVLWGVFESGEPVRVDEVSEWDRLDEESPAQSFVVHPMGDHGVFVVSAERAHAFSGTDEVLAEILATTLEAALDRTERRAELRRQRDELERKNERLEAFTSVVSHDLRNPLTVLNGAIEAAEATGDSEQFERSRDAIDRMDTMIENLLALSREGESIAEPEPVDLARAANRAWGAVETDAERVAVETDLTVRANPERLARLLENLFRNAVEHGSTSPRSQVPEDAVEHDSTDSRPGADDADGASTVEPSGVDTSDDAVEHGDADRVVDDASAERDLVVRVGDCDGGFYVADDGRGIREDVRGDVFDSGFSTRSDNTGFGLAIVERIAEAHGWRVDVTDDEAGGARFEVTGVESVE, encoded by the coding sequence ATGACTGAGGCGTCGCAGGGCGAAATCCGGGTCCTTCACGTGGACGACGACCCGGACGTGTCCGATCTGACCGCTACGTTCCTGGAACGGGCCGACGGGCGGATCACCGTCGAGACGGCCGCCGACGCCGCGGAAGGGCTCGATCGTCTCGAGGACTACGCGTTCGACTGCGTCGTCTCCGACTACGAGATGCCGGGGATCGACGGGATCGAGTTCCTCGAGCGGGTGCGGGAGGAGTGTCCGGAACTCCCCTTCGTTCTCTTCACCGGGAAGGGGTCGGAGGCGGTGGCGAGCGAGGCGATCTCGGCCGGCGTGACCGACTACCTCCAGAAGGAGACCGGCACCGACCAGTACACCGTCCTGGCGAACCGAATCGCGAACGCGGTCGAACACGCCCGCTCTCGCCGACGGGTCGAACACAGCGAACGCCGACTCCGCAAGATCGTCGACTCGCTGCCCCACCTGGTCTACGTCGTCGACGAGACGGGCACCTATCAACTGGTCAACGAGGCGCTCGCGGCGTTCCACGGCACCACCGTCGAGGCGATCGAGGGGTCGACCGTCGACGAAGTGCTGAGCGACCGGGCGGCAGCGCAGTTCCGCCAGGACCTCCAGTCCGTCGTCGCGACGGGGGAACCGAAACGGCTCTCGGGCATCGAAGTGGCCGACGCCGAGGGGGACACCCACGTCTTCGAACCGCAGATCTACCCCTACGACATCGGCGAGACCGACGACCGAGCGGTACTGGGCGTGACGAGAGACGTGACCGAACGAGCGGACCGCGAGCGGAAACTCGAACGGCTCCAACACAGGACGCGGGCACTGATGCACACCGAGACGCGCGAGGAGACCGCGCGAGCGGCGACCGAGGCCGCCGACGCCGTCCTCGAAGCCCCGCTGAGCGGCGTCTTCCTGCGGGACGAGGACAGCGAGCGACTCGAACCGACTGCGGTCGTCGACGCCGTCCGGGAGGTGTTCGACGAAGTGCCGGTCTACCCACGCGAGGCCCCAGCGGGGTCGCGGGCCGCAGTGCTCTGGGGCGTCTTCGAGTCGGGGGAGCCGGTCCGCGTCGACGAGGTGTCGGAGTGGGACCGCCTCGACGAGGAGAGCCCCGCCCAGAGCTTCGTCGTCCACCCGATGGGTGACCACGGCGTGTTCGTCGTCTCCGCCGAGCGAGCGCACGCCTTCTCCGGAACCGACGAGGTGCTCGCCGAGATCCTGGCGACGACGCTCGAAGCGGCGCTCGACCGAACCGAGCGCCGGGCGGAACTACGACGCCAGCGCGACGAACTCGAACGGAAGAACGAGCGCCTCGAGGCGTTCACGAGCGTCGTCAGCCACGACCTCCGGAACCCGTTGACGGTGCTCAACGGCGCGATCGAGGCCGCCGAGGCGACCGGTGACTCAGAACAGTTCGAACGCTCTCGGGATGCCATCGACCGGATGGACACGATGATCGAGAACCTCCTCGCACTGTCCCGAGAGGGCGAATCGATCGCCGAGCCGGAACCGGTCGACCTCGCGCGGGCGGCCAACCGCGCCTGGGGCGCAGTCGAGACCGACGCCGAACGGGTCGCGGTCGAGACAGACCTGACGGTCCGGGCCAACCCCGAGCGGCTCGCGCGGCTGCTGGAGAACCTCTTTCGCAACGCCGTCGAGCACGGCTCGACGAGCCCTCGGTCGCAAGTTCCCGAGGACGCCGTGGAACACGATTCCACGGACAGTCGGCCAGGGGCCGACGACGCCGACGGAGCGAGCACCGTCGAGCCGTCGGGCGTTGACACGTCCGACGACGCCGTCGAGCACGGCGACGCGGACCGCGTGGTGGACGACGCGTCCGCCGAGCGCGACCTCGTCGTCCGTGTCGGTGACTGCGACGGCGGCTTCTACGTCGCCGACGACGGGCGGGGGATCCGTGAGGACGTGCGCGGCGACGTGTTCGACTCCGGATTCTCGACGCGGTCGGACAACACCGGCTTCGGCCTGGCCATCGTCGAGCGGATCGCCGAGGCCCACGGCTGGCGCGTCGACGTGACCGACGACGAGGCGGGCGGTGCGCGCTTCGAGGTGACCGGCGTCGAGTCCGTCGAGTGA
- the aroC gene encoding chorismate synthase, which produces MNGNEFGRLFRFTTFGESHGEAMGCTVSGCPAGVEISEDVVQKELDRRKPGQSMITTSRGEPDEVSIKSGTLEGYTTGTPIGMVIQNKDARSGKYEPFITAPRPSHGDYTYSAKFGTRNWGGGGRSSARETVNWVAAGAVAKQVLDQSEYDVQVKAHVNQIGDITAEDVSWEDMLEHTEDNEVRCADPEKAEEMRDAIDRYQEEGDSIGGSIYFECRGVPPGLGAPRFDSFAARMGKAMFSIPATTAVEYGQGREARDMRGVDRNEDWEFDDGTRDDVVSEEGDPVPVGNDHGGLQGGITTGEPIYGEATWHAPVSIPKKQETVDWETGEKKEAQVVGRHDPSLPPRAVPVVEAMLRVTILDFMLLGGRINPDRLDGRPGEYDTAYHPESPQNDPDDADTMTESVDED; this is translated from the coding sequence ATGAACGGCAACGAGTTCGGCCGTCTCTTCCGGTTCACGACGTTCGGCGAGAGCCACGGGGAGGCGATGGGCTGTACCGTGTCGGGCTGTCCAGCTGGGGTCGAGATCTCCGAGGACGTCGTCCAGAAGGAACTCGACCGGCGCAAACCCGGCCAGTCGATGATCACCACCTCCCGGGGTGAGCCCGACGAGGTCTCGATCAAGTCGGGGACGCTGGAGGGCTACACCACCGGGACGCCGATCGGGATGGTCATCCAGAACAAGGACGCCCGGTCGGGCAAGTACGAACCCTTCATCACGGCGCCGCGCCCCTCTCACGGCGATTACACCTACTCCGCGAAGTTCGGGACGCGAAACTGGGGCGGCGGCGGCCGCTCGTCGGCGCGGGAGACCGTCAACTGGGTCGCCGCGGGCGCCGTGGCGAAGCAGGTCCTCGACCAGTCCGAGTACGACGTGCAGGTCAAGGCCCACGTCAACCAGATCGGCGACATCACTGCCGAGGACGTGTCCTGGGAGGACATGCTCGAACACACCGAGGACAACGAGGTGCGGTGTGCCGACCCGGAGAAAGCCGAGGAGATGCGTGACGCGATCGACCGTTACCAGGAGGAGGGCGACTCCATCGGCGGCTCGATCTACTTCGAGTGTCGCGGCGTCCCGCCTGGGCTGGGCGCCCCGCGCTTCGATTCGTTCGCTGCCCGGATGGGCAAGGCGATGTTCTCGATCCCGGCGACGACGGCCGTCGAGTACGGCCAGGGTCGCGAGGCCCGCGACATGCGCGGCGTCGACCGCAACGAAGACTGGGAGTTCGACGACGGCACGCGCGACGACGTGGTCAGCGAGGAGGGCGACCCCGTCCCCGTCGGCAACGACCACGGCGGCCTGCAGGGCGGCATCACCACCGGCGAGCCCATCTACGGCGAGGCGACCTGGCACGCGCCCGTCTCCATCCCGAAGAAACAGGAGACCGTCGACTGGGAGACCGGCGAGAAGAAGGAGGCACAGGTCGTCGGCCGCCACGACCCGAGCTTGCCGCCCCGAGCCGTCCCCGTCGTCGAGGCGATGCTCCGCGTGACGATCCTGGACTTCATGTTGCTCGGCGGCCGTATCAACCCCGACCGCCTCGACGGCCGGCCGGGCGAGTACGATACCGCCTACCACCCAGAGAGCCCGCAGAACGACCCCGACGACGCCGACACGATGACCGAGTCGGTCGACGAGGACTGA
- the tnpA gene encoding IS200/IS605 family transposase → MKTTRHATYNLNYHIVWLPKYRQSVLINEVADRVRTILHEIADDKGLEIIDLTVQPDHIHLFVSSPPKHAPSLLANWFKGISSRKYNHRYADNDGEKIRWARGYYAGTAGHVSTETVQDYIQRHEEGDQ, encoded by the coding sequence ATGAAGACCACACGGCACGCGACCTACAACCTCAACTACCACATAGTGTGGTTGCCGAAGTACCGCCAGTCGGTACTCATCAACGAGGTCGCCGACCGTGTGCGAACCATCCTCCACGAGATCGCCGACGACAAAGGCTTAGAGATTATCGACCTGACCGTTCAGCCCGACCACATCCACCTGTTCGTCAGTAGTCCACCGAAGCACGCGCCCTCACTACTTGCCAACTGGTTCAAGGGTATCTCCTCGCGGAAATACAACCACCGCTACGCCGACAACGACGGCGAGAAGATTCGATGGGCACGGGGCTACTACGCAGGAACGGCGGGGCACGTCTCCACCGAAACGGTGCAAGACTACATCCAGCGTCACGAGGAGGGCGACCAATGA